The Mustela erminea isolate mMusErm1 chromosome 6, mMusErm1.Pri, whole genome shotgun sequence genome includes a region encoding these proteins:
- the LOC116594018 gene encoding uncharacterized protein LOC116594018 has product MAAAAVAGLIPVLHSVAGDKSSYYIGRQLWFGFIAVYGVVVYVVRMPWASVHEDFWCHGNITNPCLIECFEKRFRSPVVGIWYFFFFIFLALFFLMEFFLAQIRHKQIKVKLVESVASEMEEGSMVGIQEHVPSPKKSILNFHQEKMLLLLYLLYFLLQVGAQCVFSFLLMFQHLPLVSQAIIHCSTDSCPGPYFCLIRGTMEKRMSIYTLVTLSFMIILFCSGFFIYSIHHYLLKGIASAKFWLD; this is encoded by the coding sequence ATGGCTGCAGCAGCAGTAGCTGGACTGATCCCTGTGCTACACTCGGTGGCTGGTGACAAATCCAGCTACTACATTGGGCGGCAGCTGTGGTTTGGCTTCATTGCGGTTTATGGAGTGGTGGTATACGTGGTGCGCATGCCGTGGGCCTCCGTCCATGAAGATTTCTGGTGCCACGGCAACATCACCAATCCTTGTTTGATTGAGTGTTTTGAAAAACGTTTTAGAAGTCCTGTAGTGGGAATTTggtacttctttttctttatttttttggccCTTTTCTTCCTCATGGAATTCTTCTTGGCTCAGATTCGGCACAAGCAGATCAAAGTCAAATTAGTGGAGTCCGTGGCAAGTGAAATGGAGGAAGGCTCCATGGTGGGGATCCAGGAACATGTCCCTTCCCCGAAGAAGTCCATCCTGAACTTCCACCAGGAGAAGATGCTTTTGCTTTTGTACCTTCTTTACTTCCTCCTGCAGGTTGGTGCACAGTgcgtgttttctttccttctcatgttCCAACACCTGCCCTTGGTGAGTCAAGCCATCATTCACTGCAGCACCGACAGCTGCCCCGGGCCCTATTTCTGCCTGATCAGGGGTACTATGGAGAAGCGAATGTCCATCTACACCCTCGTCACCTTGTCCTTCATGATCATCCTCTTCTGCTCAGGTTTCTTCATATACAGCATCCATCATTACCTGTTAAAAGGCATTGCCAGTGCAAAGTTTTGGCTCGACTAA